The DNA window GACAGCATTTTTATGCTACTCATTGTCCATACATTGATCTGTTTGTGGTCACAACATCAACATATGTTTCTTAAATTGGTAAAGTCTTTCTAGATAGCTGCACACGTTCATTTATTTACGCCCTCCTGACTATGCTCACTCTCACGCTCTCACCCCCCCCCTTTTCTGATAACTTGTATTCACCCATGTGACAGGAAAGGAACTTTAGACACACAAAGCTCACCCAGCATACGGCCGCTGGTACAAGGACTCAGGGTCCAGGCTGGCGACGTCCACTGTGATCGCCTCATCGAAGTTTTTCAGGATTTTTATCGCTGCCCTTTTGGCTCCTTGCTGCAgtgaatagaatagaatgcctttaatgtcagcacacaatgaagcatggcgaaattacagcagctaccactgaaaggtgcatgtagtaaaaaaaaagaaataaaatataacagtaaaataaacatgtttacaggacaTTAGAAACTATACAAAATAGTGCAAAGAGAGGTGCAAGAGAAGGTAGTTGTGGTTGATTGTAGTGCAAAGTAGGTAGTTGTGGTTGGAATGTATAGGAGTTATTTGTGTCTAGTGAAGACACCAGGAAGTGAAGGTTAAGCTACGTTACGGGTAACTTCCCGTTTTTCCCCTCAGAAGACAACTACACAACAGGAGTGATCATGACCCTTTGGTATTAACAAACAAAATATCTTCATCATTCATGtaatgaggaggagcaggtctAAATGTCAGCAGACAGCGGAACGTCCCCACAGGGGTTGAAGATGTTGGTTCAAGTTTGGGGGGGGTCACCTGCGAGGCCTCGCTGACATTTGAACTCGAGCGGTTGTTGTCTGCAAGGCCGCTCTGACCTGGAGTGCTGACATTCACAAATTCATCTGCCCGCACCGAGTTGATGAGGTCACTCAGGTATTTGTAGTAAAGGTTGCTGGACAGGAAGCCTGGCATGTAGACCTGAGCAAATGTAAAACAGGGTGAACTCTGTTAGAAAATAATGAGCTGCCTGATAAATGTCTAGGTTACAAGTTACAAAGGGTGCGTTACTGACCTTTAACAGTGTTGAGCTTTTGTTTCATTAATGTAACAAAGGTGCATGTGTCAGTGGTGTAATGGGACAATTTGTCAGTGACTTACAACACAAAAGCTTTAGGATCCTATTCTATTCTTCAAGTTTCATACAAGTTGCACTTAAGACTTTTTAGGATCATACTGAAAACTTTATACCCATGTCAAGCACGACAGATATGAAGGGTCATATATCAGAGTCCAGTAATTATGAACTCTTGGACTGGTGAAGATAAGGACCTGGGAGAGAAAAACCCTGGAGTGCAAGCAATTTCCTTGGGCTACGTCAATACTACTACAGTTTTCGTTCCAGATTTTTGGAAtatttggaaacgctgctgacagtttttcagtttggatGTGCAGAAACGGAAATGATGAAACAGTGACATAGGCACTCACAATTAACTATTAATTAACTACTGACAGCTAAATAAATGTTTAGGTGATGAGCTATTAGAGCAATAAaccttcctgtttacaccagcacacacatacCCAATGTATATGAGTAGTCATGTGATATGTGtcttcaggtgtgttagtatggacatGGATTATACAGAACCGGGTATTGTCAAACAAAGatgtagtagtatggatgtagccctaaataaagaaaactcatttcaaagtgcaatggaaattacattaaattaacataattaagaccTACCTAGTAGATTTTAAGACTTAGTCTGTAATATTTAACTGttaaaaagccttttttttgGCCTCTATCAGAGAATCTGACCTTCTCCATGGTTGTCCAGGCCTGTCGGAGTGGAGTGGTGAAACAGTCAGGGAGCGgccctccctctctgcagaTATTCGACTCTATCTCCATCCGCACAGAGTCGCCAAAGCCCAGAGGGTTTGTGGCTTGGAGTGAGAAATacctgaagaggaaacagagcgATGATTAAGATTTTAATCACTGCTGAAattacaatacaattttgaaGAGGTGTCAAAAAAGAGTATCTCTTAACATGAGATTAAAATACTCTACTTCCATATAAAGGACAGAAGGTGTTGTGCAGCTCTGGAAAACTTTGATGCTGAAGAAGCAGGTCAGTGGGCTGGTTGCATTTATGAATAGAGTTATTAATGaaacaaagataaaaatagATAAAACCTCAGGGATTGCGattaagaaataaaaggaaagaggATGAAAAATACATGATGTGTTGTCATCtattctgtattattattattatagatagTGACTGTCCCATACAAAGCTTTCAGCAGACAGAGTTACACATTAATAAGATTTTTAAAGGCTGTAGATGAATCATCCAATTAAAGACTGGACTTCAACCATCAATGAAGTAAACTGAGTTAAGAAACTGACCTTTACCTTCTGATTACAATATGATTAATATATACAATACTGGAGAGAAATAGACTACATACTGTATACATGTCCAGAAGATACACCTTTATAAATAGGTctaattctttcttttcttttgcccAAAGATTTTAAAGCAATTTTCAAACTTTTGGATCCGCCAAAATATGACACatgcaaaataaacattttgttcaaCTAAGTCTCTTCACGTTTTCTTCACGTTTCTTCGTGTTACCTGGTACCAGGTACTATTACAGGTGCATTCATGTGAAACAAACTAACATAATATGATCTGAGAGGAAAAAGTGATACTCGTGGGATCATTAAGCCACTGTAACAGTATACAAGAGCAAAATGTCAATTACACAAACAAGAATGGAAGCAGCAGTTGTATTTATTACCAATTTTCACAAAGTCTTCTAAACTTTAGTGATAGAATGAGTGTCAGACAGAACACCTACTTGTCGTAGAGGATCATGGCATCATTCTGAGCCTCCTGGCCGTCATACTGGCCCTTTTTAGCTGCTAGCTGATTCTGGAAGTTGTCTGCTGCCAGCCAGAACTGCAGTACATTCATCGCCTCCTCCTTTTCCATGTACTGCAGGGGATGAGATACAGAGCAAGGAACAAATAGACAGTCAGCACGTTTCAATATTTAATGAATTTCCTGTGTATATGACAACAGAACTTCTACCACTAAGTTTAACGTTTACTATGCCAAACATTGATAGGTTAAGAGAACAGTCACAGAAAAGCTTCACCATCATATCAAAAGGCCTGGTCACAAATATATTGAAGGCAAATCTATTCGTTCACTTCAAATCTGTGAGAGCAAGCAGGTGATGaaaacattcacttcctgtgtcaaGGAAAATCGCAGCATTGCTTTGCATGGAGCTCAAGTTTGGTGAACTTTCATCCGCGATATTCACTTAGcaattgtgtatgtgtgactgtgccCTTACTCTGCTGGCACAGCCGCCAGGGGCAAtatggggttcagcatcttccCTAAGGACACTTCAACACGCAGAGCAGTGGAGCCGTGGATCAAACCAACGACCATCTGATTTGTGAGAAAACTGCTCGAACTCCTGATCCACAGAAGACTACAACTTCGAAGGGTCTATTTAgatatatatgcatataataTATAGAGATATGTTCTTAAACCTAACCAAGTAGTTTTGTTGCCTCAAACTAACTAAACTGTGACTGAGAACTGAATGTAGTAAAGCAATGAGCATAATTGCCCAATTAAGTCTCAAAATGAGTCATTATCatcttctgaaataacacagGAGTTTAACCCTGTGCTGAACCTTTTCAACCACTTCCTCAGGCAGACTTTGTTGCTCTTTAAATGTAAACTAGTTCAGTGTCCGTTCTACATCCTGTTTGCTTGgagatgctggttgcagctttcttccTGAAACTGCAGGaattgagctgcagcaagtaaagaccagctgcaggactcagtccataGAACCCTGAagccactgctgcacaaagagctgttcacccgTTTATTGAAAGTTCAGTGACGCTGGACTTAGAACGCAGAGCCTTGAACTGGAGAGTCAGTTGCCCTTGTCGTGAACGAGCTGTTGTTGGTATTGAGTCTCCAACAGAGAACTGGTtgcctgtttatttttaatttatgaacATTGAACGTATCGCACGTCTAAGTCGCGCCAAATTTGACACTTTCCTTCCTTGGGTCCTTAAAAATACACGTCAAGTGTGAAGCTAGTAAAGATGAATCATTCTTGAGATATGCTTTCCACATACAGAAagacatttctggaattattaaactgatattttatataatctGACTTCCTAAAGCCTCTCTGCtagaactttattttaaataaatgcctGAGGATGGCAGATGGTTAGAACATGACCCGGATTATTGTGCTTATTAAAAAGTACATTGCAACGGGGAGTTTTTCACCCAGTAAACAATTTCTTTTagtgaaaacacatctggtgAAAAGACACAGCACTTAGGGAGCCACTGAGCGTTCCAGTATGGGTGTAAATAGCTGAATAGAATATTCTCATCCAAGTGCACATATTATCAACACGCTCTTCAAACAATAAGAGTGTAAATGTGATGATAAATACAGAGATGCAAGAGATAAAATTCTGAGAGCCACTGAACTCACTCACCTCAGAGAAGTAGAAGAGAGCCGACTCACAAAACAAGATGTCAGCCAGGAACACAGAGCCACTTGTCAACACTTCAATCTGGTATTTACAGAAATGATGGCTCCGCAGGAATTCAATAAAGTGCCTGGAAATGAAAGGGCAAGTGGAAGATGAGCGCAGCTGCTACTGTGGATGATCGAGgtggaaaaatgacaaaaagaacacagtcacactttaaaGTCAAAACAAGGTGATGAGGAGATGTGAGTGTGAACTCCTCTGGATAATGAAAGACAGACACTCACTGTTGTTCCAAGATGGCGAACACTACCGACTGTGCAATAACGAAGCAGTTTGGGTCCACCATGCCATCCTCTCCACATATCTTAGCTACACAGAGGAAGGAATTATTACTACACAAGAGGAAATCATTTGAAATTGGGTCTCCAAGTCTTTATGATTTTTTGAAATACACTATAGTCCAATTAGCAGCATCTGTGTCTTACCGACTATGTCATTTCTGAAGGGTTCTGTGATGGGGATGGGCTTCACGGCGTCCGGAGAGATGTACTTGGTGAAGATTGTGACTGCATCTTTCTCTatacctgaaacacacagaggcagacagcTGATCATCCAGTGGAGCTACATGATATTAGAGTGAAGCTCGTGAAGAACAGAAACTTCACAGGGGAAAAAAGTTTCTTTCAACCATCCCCAGGCTGATGTAGCACCGACATTAACAAAGGTTAAAGGTGGTTCAGCAGTCCAGTGCCGTTAAAACATTGTAGAAGAGAAGAGCACAACATAGATataattaaaggaacagcagtAGTATTAAAAAGAATTATGGAAATGTctccacatttatttcatttacttaACAGAAGCTTGAgtaacacattatatatacacatcataATCTATTCACCAAGTCTTTTTCAAGTGAATTTTATAATTCTATTCATAATACACCTAATTAAATTAATAGCATTGCCTGGAAAGATTAGGTGAATCGAAGCACATGTATTGTTTCTCTGCTGTCAGCTAAGTTAAGTCAATTAATGGAAAGCTGCCTCttattatatttttcctttgtattattgttgtgtatttttattgtattgatgTTGTAtttaatgtacaatatgtaacttcagccaCTAGGGTTTCACAATCTTGGATTATGGGAGTTGTTGGCAGATGAAAATCTACCAGACGTGTCTCAGGCACAATTCATGTTCACGGATGAGGTCATGTATTAAAGATTTATTCATGTTACGCAGCAAACAGCAATGAATGATCCATTacgagtgaccaatacaaacagtgggaGGAAAATGGCTAACTGgctaaaagtgtgtttttccaTCGTCGTACCTCGTTTGAGCCGGAGGTTACAGCAGAGATGGACAAAGTACTGGTAAAGCAGATATGGTACAATTCAAAGCCAACATTAAATGTCCTGTTGCCTTGAATAGGATTGTGGACTTCCCTGAGTTTGAgctttgttgaaaacattttggataatttaAGTTAACAAAAAGTATAATATAGGTCTAGTTGTTtaagaattgttacatattatatctttgGTGAAATTTAACTTTCTACATTTAAAACACCCTGAATGAATTTAAGAAATCCAATATTTATGTAAaccatttaataataaaaaggaGGATTTAAAGTGGACTCACTTTTCATGAGTTTGTCAGAGAGGTCCCGCAGGGTGCTGTTAGACTGCACCTTGTAGGGAGTCCCCGTCCTGGAGGGTGCCTGTCTGCTGGGTGTGTCTGCGCGAGGGGTGCCTGGTCTCAGGCCAGCCTCCGTGCTGGAGGAGTCCTGAGACTCCGATGGCACCGTCGGACGTTCAGTGCTACAATCCCGCGAGAGGGCATTGGGTGTGTGAGAGGCCGTCGCTGGGAGCTCAGAGCCATCTGGCGAGGCGGGGACAGGCTCGGCCAAGGAGCTGTGTTTGACAGAATTCAGACTGTGTGCTCTGACTCGCGACCAGCTGGTGGAGCGGAAACTCTCGGCCTCCAACCAGAACCGAACTAGGTGGTCTGCGCCCTGCAATTCCATGAAATGCATATAGTGAGGAATCGCCACATTGTCTCGCAGGACCTGGTCCACCGTCTTGGATAGTCGAGAGCGGGTCTCCTGCGGCTGATAGTTCACACTGGAAtgacctgaaacaaacaaacagacacacaactgagTGATCAACTTAGCACAGATATGTTTTAGAAACGTACATAGAGCAGAGTTCAGGagcatatttagatttttaacaCTATATTTCTGGTCATATATCAGGTTTTAAAATAATGGAATATTGCATTAACCTTGATGCTTTATAAAACTGCATATAACAAATGCCATCACCAAGTATTTCTATATGAATGATCTTTAATACTGGTATTTTGTATATTTCGtgtattttaataatatctATAAAACAGCTTTAATATTAGCACAGATAATTTGAGATTTACACTGCCTTTAAGTTCACAATGGACAGTGAAATCTAACTGCAGACTGAGCACCAAACTTTCTATTATTTACAGCTTCTAACTTTCCCAGCTAAATGGAAGATAAAAATGTGCAGCACATTGATGGGAGCTGGCACAAGCAATGAAAGATAAAAGGTGGATTTTCTCCGTTCAGCTCTCCCTTTGCATGTGAAAGTTTGGTGCAGGCTGAAGGCTGACGTGACCTGAATTCAAACTCAGAGATACTTGTGAATTTCGAGCTCTCTGTGGCCTTGCAACTTCACAATTGATTTCACCCAGACAAACTTTTCAgaatcacacagcagcagcatcatgtgTCCTGTCCATCGTGTCACTTGTGCCAGTATGAAAGGGTCAGACCATAGACCGTGGCCCTCAGGTCAAACCTTGACCGTTTCCAAACTTCAGTTACATTTGAACACTGGGGAAAAAACCTAAATCCTGTCGGGATATTGCAATATTTGACTTAATAATGTCTCAACTCAAATAGTTACTTTATGTATGAATAACATCCACCATCCAAGGGCACTGCTagcacaaacacccacacattactggaaaacaaaataaacaagggAGCATGCTCACGGGCAACAAAACCCAAAATGAATTATG is part of the Paralichthys olivaceus isolate ysfri-2021 chromosome 15, ASM2471397v2, whole genome shotgun sequence genome and encodes:
- the akap10 gene encoding A-kinase anchor protein 10, mitochondrial, translating into MSFFKRKAKSKEPERVTDAKVNRASPDSPSLGLRNHHAIQDAAGPSHVAINAISANMDSFARGRTAILKKQPSHMEAAHFGDLGHSSVNYQPQETRSRLSKTVDQVLRDNVAIPHYMHFMELQGADHLVRFWLEAESFRSTSWSRVRAHSLNSVKHSSLAEPVPASPDGSELPATASHTPNALSRDCSTERPTVPSESQDSSSTEAGLRPGTPRADTPSRQAPSRTGTPYKVQSNSTLRDLSDKLMKSIEKDAVTIFTKYISPDAVKPIPITEPFRNDIVAKICGEDGMVDPNCFVIAQSVVFAILEQQHFIEFLRSHHFCKYQIEVLTSGSVFLADILFCESALFYFSEYMEKEEAMNVLQFWLAADNFQNQLAAKKGQYDGQEAQNDAMILYDKYFSLQATNPLGFGDSVRMEIESNICREGGPLPDCFTTPLRQAWTTMEKVYMPGFLSSNLYYKYLSDLINSVRADEFVNVSTPGQSGLADNNRSSSNVSEASQQGAKRAAIKILKNFDEAITVDVASLDPESLYQRPYAGKMTFGKVNELGQFIREAEPEPDVKKSKGSMFSQAMKKWVQGNSDEAQEEMAWQIAKMIVNDVVHQSNHDSPGKATKL